In the Arachis hypogaea cultivar Tifrunner chromosome 20, arahy.Tifrunner.gnm2.J5K5, whole genome shotgun sequence genome, AAAGTTGCAAGTACTGATGACTTCTAGATTTAGTTGCAATAGCTGTATGAATTATGATGATCCTGTTATTTCAGAGGAAGCCCTATATGCATTGAAGTTATCATTGAATGCTTCAAAAAATCAGCTTACTAACTGGAATAGAGACCAAGTTAGCCCGTGCACTTGGTCTAATGTTTACTGTGACCCAAGTGGCAATATTTATCAAGTGTAAGATATTCTTAACGCAAATCTCTCttgattattttcttttaaatatttgatgTGCAGAATAGGTCGATGGACGTCTTTGTTACTGTAAGTATTATCCATGCCGCATTTTTATATATTGAATATTTATGTGCtggataattatataaattagtttGTTGCAGTTCACTAGCATTTATGGGATTTACAGGATACTTGACACCAAGAATAGGAGCATTAAAAGGTCTTCAAACTCTGTAAGTCTTTATAAATGAAATATTCACACATGGGTAAAATTTTATAGAAACTTTGCAACTGAATTTTACTTCCCTTCACTTGCCCACATTTTATTTGCTAGTCGTATCTTTCTTGGTCTTTTGCACGAGTATTATAATCTGAACTGTGAAAGCATGTAAATTCTCGGTGCACGTTTTATCACAGGATTAAATTTTAGACAATGAATATAGAAATATGTGTCACATGTGTAGTCCTTTGCTTGCTTTCTCCCTGCTCTCTATGTGTTTGTATGGGACTGTGGATGTGTAGAGATTTGGATAGTCATTTGATATTTTTCCAGaaatgtattttcttttaatgtgaGCCATGCATGTGCATCTTTGTATTGTAATCTGGTTATGTTTTGAAAAGTCATTTGTTGCTTTTTCAAACtgtatttagtatttagtatttACTCCTACTATGAACCTCACAATTAAGATTTAAAATGTAACAAATGGCTTATGTCTGTATTCTATGCATATAGTGTTCTAAATGGGAATGGCATCACTGGAGGTATACCAAAAGAATTAGGAAACCTTACAAGATTAGTCAGATTGGATCTGCAAAACAACAGATTAACCGGTGAAATACCCTCTTCCCTTGGTAACCTTAAAAAGCTTCAGTTCTTGTAAGTATGGAAATCTGTTTCCAAGTTCTACAGATATATAGTGATTAATagcatttgttttccattgttaaCTTTTTTTGAATGCATCTATTTTTTGTCTTGCAATCAGAACATTGAGTCAAAACAACCTCAACGGATCTATTCCTGAATCATTAGCCAATCTTCCAAGCCTGATCAATGTGTATGTAATATTTTCTTAGATGCAGGCATAAAACTTTCACTATCACTTTATGATCtgattgattttttgaatttctgTTTTGCAGTCTTCTAGATTCAAATGATCTCAGTGGTCAGATTCCAGAAGGCTTATTCAATGTTTCTAAATACAAGTATGTATGGTAATCAACAGTTACTTGAGACATTTAAACCCTAGTTTAAAGCTACCTTATCTTTCCCTGACTCAAAGATCATAGGTAGTCACAATGTCCAAAAGAATCCGACACAAGATGCCATATGAAATAGGCATACTGCATGAGCAGGGAAATTTGAtgacattttagttagtttaagaaAGATACTCTGTATTATAGCAATCAAGAAATTAAACTTGTAAAAATGCACCTCTGTCGTTGTCCTTGAATTATTTGTGTCTGTCAGGGTGCTCCTGCTGTGAGAAGTGAGAGTGTTGTGTTGGAATGGCCACTCTCGTATATTCAAATTTCGATCCATGCACTGTTTTTGCTTGTTAATAGCGGaattaatttaactttttaataCGTTCCACTTTGTTTCTGTGTTCCATGTTGCAGTTTCACTGGAAATAAGTTGAACTGTGGCATGAATTATCGTAAACTTTGTGCATATGATATTGCAGACCAAGGTTACTTGTTTGAAATATTTGCTGATCCTTTTCTATTTTTGAAGGCTATTTACCTCACCCACCCCTGCTACACACAGCATTCTGAAATTAGTTTTCCTTTGTTCAGCAGGTTCATCGCATAAACCGAAAACTGGCATCATTGTTGGAATAGTTTTAGGTTTGGTTGTTATTATTTGTCTTGGTGGTCTACTGTTCTTCTGGCGCAAGAGCTACAAGCGTGATGTTTACGTAGATGTTGCAGGTTCGTGTTCTGTTTATActctttgcaatttttttttgttaagctTTTCCTACATTTTGGTCGACTAGGGCAAGATTCAGTTAAATCTCGATAATCTACTGATTATACCTTCTAGTACTGCTTTCATTGTGAAACCATGTTGAAATAAtgctatataatatatattatgttaattttcatACAAGGATGTTTTCAACATagaaaagaagaacaaagagGAAAAGTTATCTTTTAAGAGATGAAAAatttaaatagaaagaaaaagagaattcaGGAAACTGGAAGCTTTTAATGTAGAGTGTAATGACAATATGAaattaattaatgtaaattacCTATCTCCCTTGCTTGTTCAGGTGAAGTTGATGGGCGAATTGCATTTGGTCAGCTGAAAAGATTTGCTTGGAGAGAACTGCAAATAGCTACAGACAACTTTAGTGAGAGAAATGTTTTAGGACAGGGAGGCTTTGGGAAGGTTTATAAAGGTGTTCTACCCGATGGCACAAAAATTGCTGTTAAAAGGTTAACCGATTATGAAAGTCCCGGTGGAGATGCTGCTTTCCAGCGTGAAGTTGAGATGATAAGTGTAGCTGTCCATAGGAACTTGTTACGGCTGATTGGGTTCTGTACGACTCCAACGGAGCGCCTATTAGTCTATCCCTTCATGCAGAACCTAAGTGTTGCCTATCGTCTTCGAGGTATTTAACCATCAACTTATATGGCACATGAGCAGTCCTGCTAGTTATAAATCAAATTGGCTTTGCGagagtaatatttttatttatttttataactgTGATCGCACAGGTTCTTCGTATAGTTGAAGAGTTGCCTCCATTTTGCATCCTTATTTTGTTTCATTCCTATAGCTATTTAACATTCCAGAGTATAATTATCATCATCATAACAGAGGCTTAGGGAAATAAAACACGAAAGAGAAAGATGAAGTTGATCTATATAATCAATAGAACTGTCATAATGTAGGCTTACCCAATTTCAAATGTCCACTAGTTAGCATAAAAAATTCTGTATCCTGCTCCgccaaatttaaatttatattgataacATAGAACTGTATATTGTTGTTTATGCTGGCTCTAAAACTTGGGTCATTTTTTTATGAAGAACTTAAACCTGGGGAGGCTGTTTTGGATTGGCCTACGAGAAAAAAAGTGGCTCTGGGAACAGCCCGAGGCCTAGAATATCTTCATGAGCAATGCAATCCTAAGATTATCCATCGGGATGTGAAGGCAGCTAATGTATTACTGGATGGAGACTTCGAGGCAGTTGTAGGAGACTTCGGTTTAGCAAAGTTAGTTGACGTTCGAAGGACTAATGTGACAACTCAAGTTCGTGGGACCATGGGCCACATAGCTCCTGAATACTTGTCCACTGGAAAATCTTCAGAAAAGACTGATGTCTTCGGATATGGAATAATGCTTCTAGAGCTTGTTACAGGTCAACGCGCAATTGACTTTTCACGTTTGGAAGAGGAAGACGATGTGCTGTTGCTTGACCATGTAAGACAACCTCCTTTTATCCTAACCTTTTTGTCTGCTCCCCATGTGTGTCTGGTTGTTTTTTAAATGTAGGAACATGCTCTAAACTTGCTTCGATGCCTTGATGACTTCCGGTTTGgcattttattttatcaataCACATTGTGAGTATGATTGTATATGGTAAATTACAGTGATCTCCAAGTTAAGTGATATTAGACTCAGCACCCGTTTATCTATCATATTTACACCTACCACTCTCAATCTTATGCTTGTAGTGGAGATCAGTTTCATATTACAAAAATTAGGAATAAAAGGGTATTAAGTATGGTATTTTTAAACCTCGGGGAAGTTGGTGTTTGCTTTTGTCCATAACTTATTGTTTAAAGTGTACGTTTTGCTTTTAAACGCCCTTACCTTGATCGACTAATGCTAGGGAACCAATTTTTTTCAGCCAACATTAGCcaatttttttaagattattttgtttatcttaaattctaaacCCTATATCAAATCCTATTATAAATCCTAAATGTTAATCCtccaaaaaatgaaaatttttataattaaaaaaagaaaagttggCTAATATTACTAACTCAAAGTTGGTTCCTTATACTCTCACCTTGATCATATTGATAATTGATAATGAATGGTGAATGGTGAACTAATAATAAGAGACGTGGAGCTTGTGCAATTCAGTTTGTGCTTTTTGGTTACTGTTTTTGCCATATTTGTGATGTTGAAGGTTAAGAAACTTGAACGGGAGAAAAGACTAGATGCTATTGTTGATCGCAATCTGaaacaaaattacaaaatagaaGAAGTTGAAATGATTGTTCAAGTTGCATTACTCTGCACACAAGCATCACCAGAGGACCGACCAGCAATGTCGGAGGTCGTGAGAATGTTGGACGGAGAAGGACTGGCCGAAAGGTGGGAGGAATGGCAACACGTAGAGGTCAACCGGAGGCAGGATTACGAGAGACTGCAAAGAAGATTGGGGTGGGGAGAAGATTCAATAAATAACCAAGATGCCATTGAGTTGTCTGGTGGAAGATGATACGATCAATGAGGTCATCAGTGTCTTTGTAGAACAAAAAATTTCTGTTATTAGAGTATCCAAATTACAATCACACGTCATAAAATGTTGACAGCTGTGGTTGAAAAACATGAGCCAAACCCAAAAAATTTGGGGGCCAAACAATGTAGTCTGTTTTAGTGAATTACAGAAATTCTTCCATGTAATTCCTTAAAGTAGTACATGTGCATAGAGCAAACCCTTGTGAGAATGCATGAGACTTTTCAACCAAAGCTATGAACATGACATTTTggatctttcttttccttttctaagCCGTGATTACAGGTTTTGCAGTCTGTTTAAATAATGCATGGATGTGTGAAACTGAGCAGGTACTCCTCAATAGCTCTAAAACCCAGTTTTAGGAAACCGAGAAATCGAGGCTCCGTTTGTTTCTGAATTTTCAGTTACAAGAATTCTATGTTGTCCTATGGTAATCATTAAGGCACAAGATAAAGTTTTAACGTAGATAATCAAAGTGTACATCATAACCTTTAAATTTCTCTTCATAAGGCTAGAAGCAACCGTTAAGATAACCCTTAAATTTCTCTTCATAAGGTTAGAAACAACCGTTAAGACAGTggcggagcttagttcagacaagggggCCATGACCccctaaattttttataaaaaatttagtagtattttttcaaaagataaaaaatagtttaattgacttaaatactttattatgacttaaagtatctaataaattcaataaataatactctctctatctttagattcaaatataaaaaattagatatttttatttatttaatttaatattattttatattttactatttatttaatttaattttttatatgataaaaaataatagaatattcaataagtattaatattattgtatttgtataaattgataaaaaaattcaataaatattataaattttaatatttgttcttctaactttttctttatatattttacaaaatatatatttaaatttttatataaaataataatgaaaaatcaaagaattgatacattttttaaaaggaaggctaatatttaagaaggagaacatataatttttacaatatcaacacatgtaaatagttcttctactttaatgaatcacgaagaaagtgagatataaccttcaaaagttcaaaaagttatatctgatgactttaaccttaactttttagaacgagatcttgaaaaacggttttaaatttggcaatatcacccaaaccagagagatgagattaaacgagcttatcttaaatgggtccatatcaaaaatattttgacaattattttctatctggccccccaaaattttgtttcaagttccgccactgcGTTAAGATAAGCTGAATTTATGAATTTGTAATGCAAGCATGATTTTATAGTTAAGCTCATATTAAATATGTCGAGTGGAGTTTGTGTAAGTTCAACTTATTGGTTTGTGTTAATTCGATTATATAAATACTAGTGTTTTTGCCCATAATAATATTACGaaaatataaatcttttgaaATTATGTTGATTTTGTTCTggcattatatattaaaaaaaatatttttttattaatacttaattttaacatttatttttaaaatttaaaagaatttaatgtgTATGTTTTTACATTTGATTTAGTGTTAAATCTgttgtacaaataaaaataattaatttttatgcttgttatttaaaaataatatttttttatatatttaaagtatattattttattaattttattttttgtagaataaaaagATAGAGAAAGATAAGGACGAGGAAGGAAAGAGAGAGTTTGtcaattttggaaaaaaatattttattttaattgtaatgaaagAATATCTCGTGgcacattttgatttgtcaaattagcaatataaaatataaaatatatattataagttatatatagagtgggaaggatagagagaaatagataaatagaCAAAGAGAAAAAGGTAGATAAGAAAATGGAGGaaagaaatttattaattttaaagaaaaatatttcatcTTAATTTTAATGAGtttcatgtgacacattttagttgttaaattagtaatataatatagttatatttcaattttagtttcaactttaatttaattttaattacaattagagaatgtcatgttgtatattttaattatctaatttagaattagtcattgataattaTATATAGGAGAGATAGAGTAGGGACTGAATTAGAGATagaaagagagaggaggagataactctttaattttagagaaaaagttttaatttcaattgcaatgagagagtaatatatgatatatttataaaattagtaatatatataattttagttgttaaattaataatataatatagttatattttaattttaatattttaattttaattttaactttaatttaattttaattacaattagagaatgtcatgttgtatattttgattgttaaatttaATAGTcaatgataatgatatataagagagatagagtggtgaaagaaagagagatagaaaaaaagagaaaaaggatgatagaactctttaatttggaggaaaaaatttgatttcaattgtaataaaaaaataacatataacatattttaattataaaattagtaatatataacagattataattatttatattaatacatATATTATGCGTTTTATACGTTTAATTTATGATAGCAATAATtatacacacaaactcataatttttatatatagtagAGGACTGAAAAAATGGAAGTTTTTTATtatgttataatttatttatatagaattatatattatatttatgttaTTTGAGTAAATATGTGAGCTTTTTGATAagtcaaaatttgaaatttataaataaattcaattattAATGAGTCGAATATTAATTTGAGCTTAATTTTCGTGAGTAGAATTTAAGTTTGGTTTGACTTATATCACTTCCAACCCTAATTTCACACAAACTTAGGTAGTGTTCATACCCTATCCCAACGATTAAGGCCCAGGATCCAAgtaaaaaggcccaatccaaagggttGACCTCACCTTTCACCAGATCAGCCACTACGAAGTCGGTACTcgtcacgacttgctctaaagaagtcgggaacgagggttagctggcagataatcactcatttgaatgagtaactgcccctagaatctctctaaccacttccacgagccatatcttaacttccctaagataaagggatggttaacaccctagaaaagtggcactactccaacggtggttattggttcaccactataaaatacactgacacccctcaggtatctctaagttccaatattcTCTAGACCTGCCAACactcttgctgacttaggcatcggagtgtccttgcaggtaccaccccccattcattcatactcacaagtcggacggaggcccccaaGGCGCAGACCCTCTCAAAGGCTTCCtccctcagacgattgggccaaccaacgccatccagcccattaatctccggttacctgccgtaacattggcgccgttgccggggactcaagagatcaaccagtgatggcggacagatcccctgAGGAGGGTCATGTGGAAACAGATTTTGAATAAGAGAATCTGGATACCGGAAATAATGACGCGGACCTAACCCTCCATCAGGAAACCAACGATCAACACAAAGAAGGAACCTCCGGAGTCAAAACCCCGAAGGTGAATTCCTCAGAAGGCCGTGAGTCAGAGAAGGACGGACAGTCCCACGCAACTGAGCTTATGAGATTAGTCCATGTCCACCAAAGTCGTTTGGAACAACTAGAAcaggaacgggagcgacaaagGGAGATAGAAAAGCACCTAAGAGAGGAGATGGATCGACGAAAAGAATTAGAggaaaaactcttaaagttagaatcctccctcaaaggtcggaacTCCCGTGACAGTAGAGAAGAGTCGCCCCTAGGGGGGAAGATCCttttagtgaggacataatgagggcaaaagttccgagaaactttagaagccccgatatggacctctacgacggaaccactgatccaaagcatcatttgagcaattttaaaagttggatgtatctggctgacgcttctgatgctacgcgatgcaaagcttttctGACAACCTTGTCGAaagcggcgatgaagtggttcgacagcctccccccgaggtcggttaccagttttgaaga is a window encoding:
- the LOC112782830 gene encoding probable LRR receptor-like serine/threonine-protein kinase At5g10290 isoform X10 → MGFTGYLTPRIGALKGLQTLVLNGNGITGGIPKELGNLTRLVRLDLQNNRLTGEIPSSLGNLKKLQFLTLSQNNLNGSIPESLANLPSLINVLLDSNDLSGQIPEGLFNVSKYKYVCFTGNKLNCGMNYRKLCAYDIADQAGSSHKPKTGIIVGIVLGLVVIICLGGLLFFWRKSYKRDVYVDVAGEVDGRIAFGQLKRFAWRELQIATDNFSERNVLGQGGFGKVYKGVLPDGTKIAVKRLTDYESPGGDAAFQREVEMISVAVHRNLLRLIGFCTTPTERLLVYPFMQNLSVAYRLRELKPGEAVLDWPTRKKVALGTARGLEYLHEQCNPKIIHRDVKAANVLLDGDFEAVVGDFGLAKLVDVRRTNVTTQVRGTMGHIAPEYLSTGKSSEKTDVFGYGIMLLELVTGQRAIDFSRLEEEDDVLLLDHVKKLEREKRLDAIVDRNLKQNYKIEEVEMIVQVALLCTQASPEDRPAMSEVVRMLDGEGLAERWEEWQHVEVNRRQDYERLQRRLGWGEDSINNQDAIELSGGR
- the LOC112782830 gene encoding probable LRR receptor-like serine/threonine-protein kinase At5g10290 isoform X11 — protein: MGFTGYLTPRIGALKGLQTLVLNGNGITGGIPKELGNLTRLVRLDLQNNRLTGEIPSSLGNLKKLQFLTLSQNNLNGSIPESLANLPSLINVLLDSNDLSGQIPEGLFNVSKYNFTGNKLNCGMNYRKLCAYDIADQAGSSHKPKTGIIVGIVLGLVVIICLGGLLFFWRKSYKRDVYVDVAGEVDGRIAFGQLKRFAWRELQIATDNFSERNVLGQGGFGKVYKGVLPDGTKIAVKRLTDYESPGGDAAFQREVEMISVAVHRNLLRLIGFCTTPTERLLVYPFMQNLSVAYRLRELKPGEAVLDWPTRKKVALGTARGLEYLHEQCNPKIIHRDVKAANVLLDGDFEAVVGDFGLAKLVDVRRTNVTTQVRGTMGHIAPEYLSTGKSSEKTDVFGYGIMLLELVTGQRAIDFSRLEEEDDVLLLDHVKKLEREKRLDAIVDRNLKQNYKIEEVEMIVQVALLCTQASPEDRPAMSEVVRMLDGEGLAERWEEWQHVEVNRRQDYERLQRRLGWGEDSINNQDAIELSGGR